The Primulina tabacum isolate GXHZ01 chromosome 7, ASM2559414v2, whole genome shotgun sequence genome includes a window with the following:
- the LOC142551315 gene encoding pentatricopeptide repeat-containing protein At4g14820 translates to MSQTLLPVPATAAPFRHQHNYAHLISTAVAFPQLKQIHTQILKHEHHHLLFQLLLSSLSFPGSTTYSLSLLSAVPPPPPNLSNKLIKHLSRSNNPQSTFVFFQTMQNKAFPVDRYSFPPLLKAASKSMALSEGEMVHGLASKMGFHCDPFVETALVGMYASCGHINEARLVFDKMSYRDVVTWNIMIDGYCQIGLFDNVIALLEEMKSSDAEPDERIYTTILSACGRVGNLDVGKMVHGLLDERKLVIDSYLHSALINMYASCGAMDVAQSLYDKLNPVNIVASTAMISGYSEAGNVEAARLIFEKINDKDLVSWSAMISGYAESDTPGESLRIFHDMIKSGIKPDQVTMLSVISACARLGALDQAKKTHSLVDDMGFGKALPINNALIDMYAKCGNLLAAKEVFDRMWRKNVISWTSMISGFAIHGDVDNAMKYFHQMKREDVEPNWVTFVGVLYACSHAGLVEEGRKVFESMVNEYRITPKLEHYGCMVDLYGRANRLRDALELVETMPMAPNVVIWGSLMAACRIHGEFELGEFAAKHVLDLDPEHDGAHVFLSNIYANEKRWSDVGEVRRFMKHKGISKERGCSSIEMDGQIHKFLTADKSHKRTVEIYDKLDEVVDKIKRVGYAPNTSCVTVDLDEDEKGEAVIWHSEKLAFCYGLIRGERDSCIRIIKNLRICQDCHNFMKLASKVLNKEIVVRDRTRFHHCKDGLCSCKDYW, encoded by the exons ATGTCTCAAACTTTACTCCCAGTTCCGGCCACCGCCGCCCCTTTCCGCCACCAGCATAACTATGCCCACCTCATCTCCACCGCCGTCGCATTCCCTCAGCTCAAGCAAATCCACACCCAAATCCTCAAACACGAACACCACCACCTTCTCTTCCAACTTCTACTCTCCTCCCTTTCCTTCCCTGGCTCAACCACCTATTCCCTCTCCCTCCTCTCCGCCGTCCCCCCGCCGCCACCGAACCTCTCCAACAAGCTCATCAAACATCTATCCCGCTCTAACAACCCGCAAAGCACTTTTGTCTTTTTCCAAACAATGCAGAACAAAGCGTTTCCAGTTGACAGGTACAGCTTTCCGCCGCTTCTGAAGGCAGCTTCAAAATCCATGGCTCTTAGTGAAGGGGAAATGGTTCATGGATTGGCGTCGAAGATGGGGTTTCACTGTGACCCGTTCGTGGAGACTGCTCTGGTGGGAATGTACGCTTCGTGTGGGCATATTAATGAGGCTCGTctggtgtttgataaaatgtcgTACAGAGATGTCGTGACTTGGAACATTATGATAGATGG ATATTGCCAGATTGGCCTCTTTGATAACGTCATAGCTCTGCTGGAAGAGATGAAGTCCTCTGATGCAGAACCTGATGAGAGAATTTATACCACTATTCTTTCTGCATGTGGCCGTGTTGGAAATTTGGATGTCGGAAAAATGGTCCATGGGCTGTTAGATGAACGTAAACTTGTGATTGATTCATATCTGCATAGTGCACTTATAAACATGTATGCAAGTTGTGGAGCCATGGATGTGGCACAAAGTTTGTATGATAAGTTGAATCCTGTAAATATTGTAGCTTCAACTGCTATGATCTCTGGATACTCGGAAGCTGGCAATGTTGAAGCTGcacgattaatttttgagaaaataaatgataaagaCTTGGTCAGTTGGAGTGCCATGATCTCTGGCTATGCAGAAAGTGACACGCCTGGAGAATCTCTGAGAATATTTCATGATATGATAAAATCTGGAATCAAACCAGATCAAGTAACCATGTTGAGTGTCATTTCAGCTTGTGCTCGTCTTGGTGCATTGGATCAAGCTAAAAAGACACATTCTTTGGTAGATGACATGGGATTCGGAAAAGCTTTGCCTATAAATAACGCCCTCATTGATATGTATGCGAAATGTGGGAATCTTTTGGCAGCGAAAGAGGTTTTTGATAGGATGTGGAGGAAAAATGTCATCTCTTGGACCAGCATGATTAGTGGTTTTGCGATTCATGGAGATGTCGATAATGCcatgaaatattttcatcaGATGAAACGTGAAGATGTGGAACCAAATTGGGTTACATTTGTGGGTGTTCTCTATGCTTGTAGCCATGCTGGGTTAGTTGAAGAGGGACGCAAAGTATTTGAATCAATGGtgaatgaatatagaattaccCCCAAACTTGAACATTATGGTTGCATGGTAGACCTCTACGGTCGTGCAAATAGACTTAGAGATGCCTTAGAGCTTGTAGAAACTATGCCAATGGCACCAAATGTGGTTATCTGGGGATCCCTGATGGCAGCTTGCCGGATTCATGGTGAGTTTGAATTAGGCGAATTTGCTGCAAAACATGTTCTTGATTTAGATCCAGAACATGATGGTGCCCATGTGTTCTTATCAAACATATATGCCAATGAGAAGAGATGGAGTGATGTAGGAGAAGTGAGACGGTTCATGAAACACAAAGGGATATCTAAAGAACGAGGATGCAGTTCAATTGAAATGGATGGTCAGATACACAAATTTTTGACAGCTGATAAAAGCCATAAACGAACGGTTGAGATATACGACAAGCTAGATGAAGTGGTTGATAAGATAAAACGGGTTGGATATGCTCCAAATACGAGCTGTGTTACGGTTGATTTGGATGAAGACGAAAAGGGAGAGGCTGTTATTTGGCACAGCGAGAAGTTAGCTTTTTGTTATGGGCTAATAAGAGGGGAAAGAGATTCCTGCATCCGTATAATAAAAAACCTTAGGATCTGTCAAGATTGCCACAACTTTATGAAACTGGCGTCAAAGGTGTTAAATAAGGAGATTGTTGTAAGGGATAGAACCAGATTTCACCACTGTAAAGATGGTCTATGTTCTTGTAAGGATTATTGgtga